Within the Thermosynechococcus sichuanensis E542 genome, the region CAGAGGCACTGTAGGTGGCTTCCCCACCCAAGGTACGAATGGCAACAAAGCCATTGGCCGCATTGACACTTTGAATGGGATACCACGTACCGCGATAGAGAATCATCGCATCCATACCAAGGGAGCCACCCCCCGTAAGAGCACTGCGTCGCTTGCCCCGTGCCCAGCGGTCTTTCCACAGCACTCCTGCTTCGGTGTATTGGATCACATAGCCTTCGGGAACGGTGCGATGTTCGTAACGTAAAAATCCGGGGGTTTGAGCTACACCGACTTGGAAGATCTCATAATCTACCATTACCTCTTGAATTAGAGGCCGATAGGGGGAGGCATCCCGTACTTCAATAGCAAGGGGGGAGGCATCTGTTTTTACTCGCGCAACGATACCATCTTTGTAGGAAATTAACTGCACTTCATCAAAGGTTGGCTCCACGCGCAGGTGCCGATTCGAGAGCATTCGCGAATTGTTCTGAATCAAGTCTTTAATAAATTGGTCTATTAATTCGCGATCGCCCATAGTTTTTGCTTTGAATCACGGCAAGAAGGCTGCCAGCCACTGGGCCTAGGGGACGGGCATGTTGTTTTCATTATATTCTCTGTGAATTTCTTTCTATGGAAAGCATTGTCTAATGCAACTTTGCGACCCTAGGCTCGTTCTTGCATTGTGGCCACAAGTTGGCTGAGAAACACTATTGACGTCAGTCTAGGATAAAAAGCCTGCTGCCAACAACCGTAAATTTACGGATTGAAGGTCTGGAAATACTCCCGCAGTCGCTGTAATGCCTGACCCCGATGACTGACCTGTTGCTTTTCAGTGGGATTCATCTCCGCAAAGGTGCGCTGCTGACTGGGCACCCAAAAGATAGGATCGTAGCCAAACCCCCCCTGCCCCCGGGGCGCCGTTAAAATCTCGCCTGCACACCGTCCTTCGGTTGTAACGGCAATGGTGCCATCGGGACGGGCGAGGGCAATGACACAAATAAATTCAGCAGCGCGATCGCTCACACCAGTCATTTCCCGCAAGAGGCGCTCAATGCGTTCAGCATCCGTCGCACCATAGCGAGCCGAATAAATCCCCGGTGCCCCCCCAAGGGCATGAACTGCTAGCCCTGAATCGTCGGCGATCGCCCACGCTCCCATCTCCTTGGCGGCAGTGGCGGCCTTCAAACAGGCATTACCCACAAAGGAATCGGCAGTCTCAGCAATCTCAATGGTGGCGGGCAGGGGTAGCAACTCCCCAATCCACGGTTGTAACCAACCTTGAAACTCTTTGACCTTACCGGCATTGTGACTGGCTAAGATCGCTTGGGCGAGAACGGGCATTTCCTAAGGACGACGCTGCAACTGAATATGATCTTGCCGCAAACTGACATCAAAGTGCTGAAGAAAATCCTGCCCCAACAGGCCAATGGTCATTTCAGATCCGGCCACCGCAACGGGTAATTGCTTACGGTGGAAGCCGCCGACGCTGATGGATTGGACATACACGATCGGCAAGACCACTTGACCATTGGCGGTATGAAACACGCG harbors:
- the rdgB gene encoding RdgB/HAM1 family non-canonical purine NTP pyrophosphatase, whose amino-acid sequence is MPVLAQAILASHNAGKVKEFQGWLQPWIGELLPLPATIEIAETADSFVGNACLKAATAAKEMGAWAIADDSGLAVHALGGAPGIYSARYGATDAERIERLLREMTGVSDRAAEFICVIALARPDGTIAVTTEGRCAGEILTAPRGQGGFGYDPIFWVPSQQRTFAEMNPTEKQQVSHRGQALQRLREYFQTFNP